The following proteins come from a genomic window of Brevibacillus antibioticus:
- a CDS encoding MDR family MFS transporter has protein sequence MIARESKVNMVLAGLLLGLLMASMDNTIVATAMATIVGEMGGMDKFVWVTSAYMVATMAGMPIFGKLSDMYGRKRFYIFGLVVFLLGSILCGTANSIVELSIYRAIQGIGGGALMPIAFTIIFDVFPPEKRGKMTGLFGAVFGTSSVLGPLLGAYITEYVSWHWIFYINVPIGAVSLWLISMYYKESLEYRKQSIDWWGAITLVGAVVSLMFALELGGNQYAWDSMQIIGLFSSFFLLFVIFLFVEKRASDPIISFSMFKKRLFATTNAIALLYGAAFIITTVYLPIFIQGVYGGSATNAGLLLTPMMLGSVAGSQLGGFLTTKTSFRNIMLLSAVFFIPGIFLLSTLTPDIPRSIVTLYMVIAGFGVGFSFSTLGISAIHGFDMRQRGSASSTNSFSRSLGMTLGITVFGILQRNSFENGMFSAFGGHGMTNAITDPRAILTPGARESIPAPVLDQMIDILASSIANTFMWALVPAVLALVCILLMGNDRALGKSPAAPKPKLERG, from the coding sequence ATGATTGCAAGAGAAAGTAAAGTGAATATGGTGTTAGCGGGGCTGCTGCTGGGTCTCCTGATGGCTTCCATGGATAATACGATTGTCGCGACGGCGATGGCTACGATTGTCGGTGAGATGGGCGGCATGGATAAGTTTGTTTGGGTGACATCAGCGTACATGGTCGCTACGATGGCGGGGATGCCGATTTTCGGTAAACTCTCCGATATGTATGGGCGAAAACGTTTTTACATATTTGGTCTCGTTGTATTTTTGTTAGGGTCCATTTTATGCGGGACGGCAAACAGCATTGTTGAATTGAGTATTTATCGGGCGATTCAAGGGATTGGCGGCGGAGCGCTGATGCCGATTGCCTTCACGATTATTTTTGACGTATTCCCGCCGGAGAAGCGTGGAAAGATGACGGGACTTTTTGGAGCAGTATTCGGTACGTCCAGCGTATTGGGACCTTTGCTTGGGGCGTATATTACCGAATATGTCAGCTGGCATTGGATCTTTTACATCAATGTACCGATTGGTGCTGTGTCCCTTTGGTTAATCTCGATGTATTACAAGGAGTCGCTGGAATACCGCAAGCAGAGCATTGACTGGTGGGGAGCGATTACACTGGTTGGTGCTGTAGTAAGTCTGATGTTTGCACTGGAGCTGGGCGGCAATCAATACGCATGGGATTCGATGCAGATTATTGGCTTGTTCTCTTCCTTTTTCTTGTTGTTTGTGATTTTTCTATTTGTCGAGAAGCGGGCATCTGATCCGATTATTTCGTTCTCCATGTTCAAGAAGCGGTTATTTGCCACGACAAATGCGATTGCCTTGTTGTATGGAGCTGCTTTTATTATCACCACGGTGTACCTGCCGATTTTTATCCAAGGGGTATATGGCGGGTCAGCGACGAATGCTGGATTGCTGTTGACACCGATGATGCTCGGTTCGGTTGCTGGTAGCCAACTAGGCGGATTTTTGACGACGAAGACAAGCTTCCGCAATATTATGCTTCTGTCCGCCGTCTTTTTCATACCAGGTATTTTCCTTTTGAGTACACTAACGCCTGATATTCCTCGTTCAATCGTTACGCTTTATATGGTGATCGCAGGGTTTGGCGTGGGCTTCTCTTTCTCCACCTTGGGAATTTCAGCGATTCATGGCTTTGATATGCGACAAAGAGGATCGGCCAGTTCGACGAACTCTTTTTCCCGTTCATTGGGGATGACGTTGGGAATCACCGTGTTTGGGATCTTGCAACGCAATTCGTTTGAAAACGGCATGTTCTCAGCTTTCGGGGGTCATGGGATGACGAATGCGATTACAGACCCGCGTGCGATTTTGACACCAGGAGCGCGCGAATCCATTCCGGCTCCTGTTTTGGATCAAATGATCGATATTCTCGCTTCTTCGATTGCGAATACGTTTATGTGGGCGCTCGTTCCTGCTGTTCTTGCTCTCGTATGCATTTTGCTGATGGGAAATGATCGGGCGCTGGGGAAATCGCCTGCTGCACCGAAACCGAAACTGGAACGCGGATAG
- the blaI gene encoding penicillinase repressor BlaI, which produces MSTSMPSISEAEWRVMNVLWEKSPLTANEIISSLEGHTDWNPKTVRTLLNRLVQKNAVGVNQNQRVYTFYPLYSQNECQHAEAQSFLERIYSGALKSMLVQFIQKESLSDEEIQELRSILDAKQSSTDHSPK; this is translated from the coding sequence GTGTCTACATCCATGCCAAGTATTTCAGAAGCGGAATGGCGAGTAATGAACGTGCTATGGGAAAAGTCGCCGTTGACGGCCAACGAAATTATTTCCTCCTTGGAAGGTCATACGGATTGGAACCCAAAGACAGTGCGTACTCTTTTAAATCGTTTGGTTCAAAAAAATGCTGTGGGAGTCAATCAAAACCAAAGAGTCTATACGTTTTATCCGTTGTATTCACAAAATGAATGCCAGCATGCCGAGGCACAGTCATTTCTGGAGCGGATTTACAGCGGGGCTCTAAAATCAATGCTTGTTCAGTTCATCCAGAAGGAATCTTTATCGGACGAGGAGATTCAGGAGCTGCGTTCCATATTGGATGCGAAACAATCATCCACTGATCATTCCCCAAAATAG
- a CDS encoding FHA domain-containing protein has translation MIDNGAYLLVKKGDPSQIATRKYLTKDRCTIGRRGTRFQLDIAFSSPYISRMHAAFQRIGDDYKIIDLESKHGTEVNGTPLHFSSHILRHGDQISLSKGVAELVFLREVNRLDDTVELPFTQPKNSSLLPGLEIHLERREVRIDGTRLPLTGKDMDLLKLLYQKANKAVSFEEIMLTVWPERMLHEENVSDVGRVEVNALVYRLRKKLRNYGQQITTIPRYGYRLDTNSFSKPT, from the coding sequence ATGATAGATAACGGTGCATACTTACTCGTAAAAAAAGGGGACCCCAGCCAAATTGCTACGCGCAAATATCTCACCAAGGATCGCTGTACAATCGGGAGGAGGGGGACTCGTTTTCAACTGGACATTGCATTTTCTAGTCCGTACATTTCGAGAATGCATGCAGCCTTTCAAAGGATCGGGGACGACTACAAGATTATCGATCTAGAAAGCAAGCATGGCACAGAGGTAAATGGGACGCCGCTTCATTTCTCCTCTCACATTCTTCGTCACGGGGATCAAATAAGCTTGTCAAAAGGGGTAGCTGAGCTCGTCTTTTTACGAGAGGTTAATAGGCTGGATGATACGGTAGAGCTCCCCTTCACGCAGCCGAAGAATTCGTCGCTTTTGCCAGGTTTGGAAATTCATTTGGAGAGACGAGAAGTTCGTATCGACGGAACAAGACTTCCTTTAACCGGAAAAGACATGGATTTGCTGAAGCTTCTATACCAAAAGGCAAACAAGGCCGTTAGTTTTGAAGAAATTATGCTGACCGTTTGGCCAGAGCGAATGCTGCATGAGGAGAATGTCTCAGATGTTGGCCGGGTGGAAGTCAATGCGCTCGTGTATCGATTAAGGAAAAAGCTTCGGAACTACGGGCAGCAAATCACGACGATTCCGCGATATGGATATCGTTTAGATACAAACTCCTTCTCAAAACCAACATGA
- the blaBBI gene encoding BBI family class A beta-lactamase, translating to MKVHHSRLIGFTMNTIFFTLLTLAGCSSAETPVVKTETPASAMDQKFAALENKFDARLGVYAIDTETDLAVAYREDERFAFASTYKALAAGAILHQKPLEELEKVITYTKDDLVTYSPITEKHVATGMTLREVADAAVRYSDNTAGNLLFKELGGPKGFESALRQMGDLVTTSERYETELNEAKPEDIRDTSTPKALATSLRTYTVGDVLSSDKQKILIEWLQGNTTGAKLIRSGVPKGWKVGDKTGAASYGTRNDIGIIWPPNKKPIVIAVLSSRDKQDATYDDVLIAEATRIAVDALTAAKP from the coding sequence ATGAAAGTTCACCATTCTAGACTGATCGGATTTACAATGAATACGATTTTTTTCACGCTTCTCACGCTCGCCGGGTGCTCTTCTGCTGAAACGCCTGTCGTAAAAACGGAAACGCCCGCATCTGCAATGGATCAAAAGTTCGCTGCGCTGGAAAACAAGTTTGATGCGAGGCTCGGCGTATATGCGATCGACACCGAAACAGATTTGGCGGTTGCTTATCGCGAAGATGAACGCTTCGCTTTTGCTTCTACGTACAAGGCTTTAGCCGCAGGTGCAATCTTGCATCAGAAACCGTTGGAAGAGCTCGAAAAAGTCATCACCTACACCAAGGACGATCTCGTTACTTATTCACCTATCACAGAAAAACACGTAGCGACCGGAATGACTCTTCGAGAGGTTGCAGACGCCGCGGTTCGCTATAGCGACAACACGGCGGGAAACCTGTTGTTCAAAGAATTGGGTGGACCTAAAGGCTTTGAATCAGCTCTAAGACAGATGGGTGATCTTGTTACGACATCCGAGCGCTATGAGACGGAATTGAATGAGGCAAAGCCAGAAGATATTCGCGATACAAGCACACCGAAAGCACTTGCAACGAGTTTAAGAACCTATACGGTAGGGGATGTGCTGTCGTCTGACAAGCAGAAGATTCTTATTGAGTGGCTGCAAGGAAACACAACGGGAGCCAAACTGATTCGATCCGGCGTCCCTAAAGGCTGGAAGGTCGGAGATAAGACGGGAGCGGCAAGTTACGGAACGCGAAACGATATCGGTATCATATGGCCACCGAATAAAAAGCCCATTGTCATTGCAGTGTTGTCTAGCAGAGATAAGCAGGACGCCACTTATGATGATGTGCTCATTGCTGAAGCTACCAGGATTGCTGTTGATGCACTGACGGCTGCAAAACCGTGA